TCCTTTCAGAAGTAGCTTTTCCCGCGGTCTGTCATCTTCGGCCCAAGAGCGGATTCCTTTTGTCTGCTGATACGTTTCCATCGTAGACCGAATATACAGAAACTGCAAAACAAAAGCTCCGTCCCAACGAATTGGAACGGAGCTTCAATATGGGCGAACGGTGCGCTTAAAGCGCGTTCACATGTAGGGCCAACTTCGATTTCAAGTTGGATGCTTTGTTCTTATGAATGATGTTGTTCTTGGCCAATTTATCAACCAATGCAGCCACTTTAGGAAACAATTCCTCAGCAACAGCTTTCTCAGTTGTGCCACGCAATTCCTTTACGGCATTACGAGTGGTTTTGTGAACGTATTTGTTTCTCAAACGCTTGGTTTCGTTTGAACGGATTCTTTTGAGAGTTGATTTGTGATTAGCCATTGCTTCTCGTAGTCAAATTTTAGGGCTGCAAATGTAAGAATTAGTTTTTGAGTTACAAGCAGCAAATTGAAGTAAATAATTCTGTGCTGAATCTGTGCTCGGTTTTTCGCATCAATTCATGTGGGCAATGATCTCATCTCCGAATTCAGAAGAGGAAAGCAAGGTTGCTCCATCCATCAATCGTTCGAAATCGAAGGTCACTCGTTTGCTTGCGATGGCTCTTTCAACAGCGTTTTCAATCAAGCGCGAAACTTCCGTCCAACCCATGTATTCAAACATCATTGCTCCAGACAAAATGATGGAACTCGGATTGACCATGTTCTTACCAGCTAATTTGGGCGCAGTTCCATGCGTTGCCTCAAAAATAGCGTACCCGGTAGCGTAATTGATATTGGCTCCGGGAGCAATGCCAATTCCACCAACGCAAGCCGCCAAGGCATCCGAAATGTAATCTCCGTTCAAATTAAGCGTGGCTACAACCGAATGCTGCTTCGGATAAAGAAGAATTTCTTGCAAAAAGGCATCTGCGATGCAATCCTTGATAAGCACTTTTCCAGCGTTCAAGGCATCTTCCTGTGCCTGATTGGCAGCGTCAGTTCCATCTACCGAAAGAATACGATCGTACATGTCCCAAGTGAATACTTGATCATGGAAATGTTTTTCGGCATAATCGTATCCCCATTTCTTGAAGCTTCCTTCGGTATATTTCATTATGTTCCCTTTGTGAACAATGGTCACAGAAGGTTTTTTGTGCTCAATGGCGTATTCAATGGAAGCTTTTATCAATCGTTCCGTTCCTTGTCTGGAAACAGGTTTAATGCCGATAGAAGTTGTTTCTGGAAAGCGGATTCCGCGAGCTCCAAAATCATCTTGAAGTATATTTATCAGTTTCACACATTCTAGTGTTTCTGCTTGATATTCAATCCCTGCATAGATATCTTCCGTGTTCTCTCGGAAGATGACCATATCCGTATATTCAGGGTGTACCAAGGGAGAAGGCACGCCTTTGAACCAACGTACAGGCCGAAGACATACGTATAGATCAAGTGTTTGACGAAGCTGCACATTCAATGATCGGATGCCGCCACCGATCGGTGTCGTCAACGGTCCTTTAATGGCAACCAAATGTGTCTGAATGGCCTTCAGCGATTCTTCTGGCAGCCATTCACCAGTTTGGTGATATGCCTTTTCGCCAGCTAGAATTTCCAGCCAATCAATTTTCCGTTCTTTTCCGTACGCTTTTTCAACTGCTGCATCAAAAACTTTCTTTGCCGGTTCCCAAATATCTACTCCAATTCCATCTCCTTCAATAAATGGAATGGTTGGGTTTGATGGCACATTAAGTTTTCCGTTCTCTTCTAGTGTAATGGATGACATGTTACTTTATTTTTCTGGCGGCCGAAGTTATTCTATCTACTGTAAATCGAACACAGGCCGAAAGGTTTGGTTGTAAGCTTTAACATTAAATTGGAATAGGCGAGCCGGTTTATGCGCCACGCCTTGCTGTTTTTCGTCCAAATGCAGGAGGAAATCCAAGCTCATCACTTTCCTTCTGAAATTGCGTTTGTCAATTTCTATTCCTAGCACAGCCTCGTACAACGATTGAAGCTGACGAAGCGTGAACTTTTTCGGAAGCAGTTCAAAGCCGATCGGTTCCACGCGGATCTTCTTTCGAAGTGCTTCTAAGGCAGATTCTAGGATTAAGTTGTGGTCGAAAGCCAATTCAGGCACTTCGTTCAATCCGATCCATTCGGCCTTGCGGGCAAATGAGTTTGCAGATGGTTTGAAATTCTCTGGTTTGATGAGCGAATAATAACCGATGGTCACTACACGTGCATCAGGATCCTTACGCACGCTGCGCAACCATTCGAGGTCGTTCTCCCTTTTGGCGCGAAGCGGATCTCCAAAAGCCGCGAATTGTTCGAGAAAAAGATCGTTCAGTCCTGTCAGTTCCTTTAATACACGGTTCGCTGCCTGATCAAGATTCTCATCGTTTCTGATCAAGTCGCCTGGAAGTTGGAAATTCTTGCCTTCGGTGTTGTCAGGATTGTCTCGTTCGATCAACAACACTTTCAATCCTTGCACGTCAAATCCGAAAATCACACAATCTACCGAAACGTTCGGGTTCAGATTATAAGGAAGGTGATTTTGATCCATGCGCGAATATGCGTGTTTTAAAATAGAACCACAGGCAATTTCTCAAGTTCTCTGTCGAGGAGATTTTGAAATTTCATTCGGTCAAATGCAAAGAGTTTGGCTGGTCTGAAATTCTGTCCGGTCAGCATTTTGCCCGAATCGTTCAGATATCCTTTACTTAAAATGGCACGTCTGAAATTCCGTTTGTCGAGTCGCTCTTCTAGAATTGTCTCGTACAGTTGTTGAATTTCGGTGATAGTGAACGGTTCAGGCATTCCTCCAAGCGGAAGTAGATGATTTGCTGTTGCTCGTTTCAGCGTATTCAGAGCTGCATTCAGAATGTCGCGATGATCGTAAAGCAATTTTTCCGGCACTTCGCTTATCGGGCAAAAACCACCAGAAGCAGCCAACGATCCAAATGTCAGTTTCGTATTGTTCGTAAACCCAACAAAAGCCTTGGTGATAACACGGCTTTCAGACGGATCTGGGCGGTTCAGCCTTGCTGGATCTTCGAACGAACGAAATCGGTACAATGGAATTTCCAAGCTTGCTTGGTCAAGTAGTACCCGATTGGCAGCATCCAGAATGAGTTCATTCGCCATTACCTCATCGCCAGGTAAAGAAAGTGTCGGTTGACCAGCAACCACAGACTTTCGATGGACCAAAAGCACACTTAATTGTTCGGTTTCTTGGTCGAAGTGAAATACTACACAGTCAACCGAAATGCTTGGTTTTGAGTTGATTGGCAACTTGCGATTGATTAATTGATGGTGTTAATTGTATGCGTCATTTTTCAGTGTGTCAATTTAACACTAACTTGGCTTTCTTTGCAAACCGAAATGTTAATATTCTGATTAGAAATGGTATTGATTGCAGATAGCGGAAGCACCAAGTGCGACTGGAAATTAATGGATGGTGATCGTGAGGTAGGAGCGGTAAGTACCATGGGTTTCAACCCGTTTTTTCATAGCGAATCCATAATCAGCGCAACCATTAAAGCGCAAGGAATGCTTTATAAATATGCGGATCAGATCACGGATGTATACATATACAGCGCAGGTTGTTCCAGTCCGGAACTGAATAAGGTAGTTGAAAACGCGCTTCGTACGCTTTTTAGAAAAGCAAACATCCGAGTAGATCACGATGTGCTTGGCGCGGCTTTGGCTGCTTGCCAAGGACAAGAAGGCATTGCATGCATTTTAGGAACGGGTTCCAATTCGTGCTACTACGATGGAAACGGAGGGATTTATGAGGAGATTCCTTCCTTGGCGTATATTTTAGGAGATGAAGGGAGCGGCAGTTGGTACGGAAAGCAAGTGCTGCGCGATTATCTTTATAAAGAACCGATTCCAGAGGAATTGCGAGAAGAATTGGTCAATCAAGGTCACACCAAAACATCAATTCTCGAGAACATTTATATGCAGCCGCACGCCAATGTCTATTTGGCATCTTTCATGAAGACCATTTCCAAGTTTCGTGAAACGGAGTATGTCAAAAACATGATTCATGATGGTATGCGTGCTTTTCTATTGCGTCATGTTTGTTGCTTCAAAAATCACAAAGAGGTTCAGGTCAATTTTGTGGGTTCCATTGCTTATTACTTTCAGGATATTCTGAAGGAGGAAGCCGAAAAATTGGGAATTACAGTCGGGAATGTTGTCAAAAAACCGATTGACGGATTGGTTGAATATCACCTGAAACACGCCATTCAAGGATGAAAAGATTATTCCGATCGCTTGGTTCGGTCATTTCCTTTCAGGAATCAACAAATGGCGTTTTACTGAGCACAGATGATGCTGAGGTT
The Flavobacteriales bacterium DNA segment above includes these coding regions:
- the icd gene encoding NADP-dependent isocitrate dehydrogenase, coding for MSSITLEENGKLNVPSNPTIPFIEGDGIGVDIWEPAKKVFDAAVEKAYGKERKIDWLEILAGEKAYHQTGEWLPEESLKAIQTHLVAIKGPLTTPIGGGIRSLNVQLRQTLDLYVCLRPVRWFKGVPSPLVHPEYTDMVIFRENTEDIYAGIEYQAETLECVKLINILQDDFGARGIRFPETTSIGIKPVSRQGTERLIKASIEYAIEHKKPSVTIVHKGNIMKYTEGSFKKWGYDYAEKHFHDQVFTWDMYDRILSVDGTDAANQAQEDALNAGKVLIKDCIADAFLQEILLYPKQHSVVATLNLNGDYISDALAACVGGIGIAPGANINYATGYAIFEATHGTAPKLAGKNMVNPSSIILSGAMMFEYMGWTEVSRLIENAVERAIASKRVTFDFERLMDGATLLSSSEFGDEIIAHMN
- the rpsT gene encoding 30S ribosomal protein S20 codes for the protein MANHKSTLKRIRSNETKRLRNKYVHKTTRNAVKELRGTTEKAVAEELFPKVAALVDKLAKNNIIHKNKASNLKSKLALHVNAL
- a CDS encoding ATPase; the encoded protein is MVLIADSGSTKCDWKLMDGDREVGAVSTMGFNPFFHSESIISATIKAQGMLYKYADQITDVYIYSAGCSSPELNKVVENALRTLFRKANIRVDHDVLGAALAACQGQEGIACILGTGSNSCYYDGNGGIYEEIPSLAYILGDEGSGSWYGKQVLRDYLYKEPIPEELREELVNQGHTKTSILENIYMQPHANVYLASFMKTISKFRETEYVKNMIHDGMRAFLLRHVCCFKNHKEVQVNFVGSIAYYFQDILKEEAEKLGITVGNVVKKPIDGLVEYHLKHAIQG
- a CDS encoding NUDIX domain-containing protein; its protein translation is MDQNHLPYNLNPNVSVDCVIFGFDVQGLKVLLIERDNPDNTEGKNFQLPGDLIRNDENLDQAANRVLKELTGLNDLFLEQFAAFGDPLRAKRENDLEWLRSVRKDPDARVVTIGYYSLIKPENFKPSANSFARKAEWIGLNEVPELAFDHNLILESALEALRKKIRVEPIGFELLPKKFTLRQLQSLYEAVLGIEIDKRNFRRKVMSLDFLLHLDEKQQGVAHKPARLFQFNVKAYNQTFRPVFDLQ